In Halobaculum magnesiiphilum, the following proteins share a genomic window:
- a CDS encoding DUF3105 domain-containing protein, translating into MTDGHDPADRSSLSRRRTLGVVGAGAVAALAGCLGGGGDTSLPENGDPELLEDVESFPSEGVEHVERGTEVEYDTQPPTSGPHYSGVVEAGFYEEPQTMGDLVHTLEHGAIVAYYVPDALTDEARSSLETWANSHTGTWQSFVAVPNPYDDPQAPYTLTAWRHLLRMDEYDEDVVRAFAAEYIGRGPENPVR; encoded by the coding sequence ATGACCGACGGACACGACCCCGCGGATCGCTCCTCGCTCTCCAGACGCCGGACCCTCGGCGTCGTCGGCGCCGGCGCGGTCGCCGCGCTCGCCGGCTGTCTCGGCGGCGGCGGCGACACCTCGCTGCCGGAGAACGGCGACCCCGAACTCCTCGAGGACGTGGAGTCGTTCCCCAGCGAGGGCGTCGAACACGTCGAGCGCGGCACAGAGGTCGAGTACGACACGCAACCACCCACCTCGGGACCCCACTACTCGGGCGTCGTCGAGGCGGGGTTCTACGAGGAACCGCAGACGATGGGGGATCTCGTCCACACGCTCGAACACGGCGCGATCGTCGCCTACTACGTTCCCGACGCCCTGACTGACGAGGCGCGGTCGTCGCTGGAGACGTGGGCGAACAGCCACACCGGCACGTGGCAGAGCTTCGTCGCCGTCCCGAACCCCTACGACGACCCGCAGGCGCCGTACACGCTCACCGCGTGGCGCCACCTCCTCCGGATGGACGAGTACGACGAGGACGTCGTGCGGGCGTTCGCCGCCGAGTACATCGGTCGCGGCCCGGAGAACCCGGTCCGATAG
- a CDS encoding NAD+ synthase: MSESVLLDEESTPLDLRLSDAELDRVHAHLTDFIADQVDAAGADGAVLGLSGGIDSTTVAYLAVDALGADSVRGLVMPGSVNTEENMSDAERVAEDLGIAYDVIEIEPIAEAFYDALPEAADEKMAESNVRVRVRAVLNYFAANADDRLVLGTGNRSEALTGYFTKYGDGAVDCNPLGNLYKQQVRQLAAHAGVPHDLVMKTPSAEMWTGQTDEEELGLDYDTLDAVLALHVDGPLSTAATVRALDVTAEEIARVEELYESSKHKRAMPPAPAELSL; encoded by the coding sequence ATGAGCGAATCCGTCCTGTTGGACGAGGAATCGACCCCGTTGGACCTGCGCCTGTCCGACGCCGAACTCGACCGGGTACACGCGCACCTCACCGACTTCATCGCCGACCAGGTCGACGCAGCGGGCGCCGACGGGGCGGTGCTGGGGCTGTCGGGCGGGATCGACTCGACGACGGTCGCGTACCTCGCGGTCGACGCCCTCGGCGCCGACAGCGTTCGGGGCCTGGTGATGCCCGGGTCGGTGAACACCGAGGAAAACATGAGCGACGCCGAGCGCGTCGCCGAGGATCTCGGGATCGCCTACGACGTGATCGAGATCGAGCCCATCGCCGAGGCGTTCTACGACGCGCTCCCGGAGGCGGCCGACGAGAAAATGGCCGAGAGCAACGTCCGCGTGCGCGTTCGCGCGGTGCTCAACTACTTCGCCGCCAACGCCGACGACCGCCTCGTCCTCGGGACGGGCAACCGTAGCGAGGCGCTCACGGGCTACTTCACGAAGTACGGCGACGGCGCGGTCGACTGCAACCCGCTCGGGAACCTCTACAAACAGCAGGTTCGCCAGCTCGCGGCCCACGCCGGCGTCCCGCACGACCTGGTGATGAAGACGCCCTCGGCGGAGATGTGGACCGGCCAGACCGACGAGGAGGAGCTGGGGCTCGACTACGACACCCTCGATGCGGTGCTCGCGCTCCACGTCGACGGGCCGCTGTCGACGGCCGCGACCGTCCGCGCGCTCGACGTGACCGCCGAGGAGATCGCCCGCGTCGAGGAGCTGTACGAGTCCTCGAAACACAAGCGCGCGATGCCGCCGGCGCCCGCCGAGTTGTCGCTGTAG
- a CDS encoding VOC family protein, producing MARDDIDGEVPADQSDVPVTAERPEDSVLRTTGTDHITLIGSNEEATVAFYRDVLGMPLVMRQPNLDAPEVTHLFFDSGDGRIITFFVEESRDNAPGQRPGVGAVHHLAFSIDAEELPEIKESLSEHGHRYSEFDRGAFHSLYTRDHNGLTIELVVDKYELPDDRRGEVMALAQSKRVAAGANYVDDEHMEAAIEELGLDVVRNEVPDAATGTGFDD from the coding sequence ATGGCCAGAGACGACATCGACGGCGAGGTTCCCGCCGACCAGTCGGACGTCCCCGTGACCGCCGAGCGCCCCGAGGACAGCGTGCTGCGGACGACCGGCACCGACCACATCACGCTCATCGGGAGCAACGAGGAGGCGACGGTGGCGTTCTACCGCGACGTGCTCGGGATGCCGCTGGTGATGCGCCAGCCGAACCTCGACGCGCCGGAGGTGACGCACCTGTTCTTCGACAGCGGCGACGGCCGCATCATCACGTTCTTCGTCGAGGAGAGCCGGGATAACGCCCCCGGCCAGCGCCCCGGCGTCGGCGCGGTCCACCACCTCGCCTTCTCCATCGACGCCGAGGAGCTGCCCGAGATCAAGGAGTCGCTCTCCGAGCACGGGCACCGCTACAGCGAGTTCGACCGCGGCGCGTTCCACTCGCTGTACACCCGCGACCACAACGGGCTCACCATCGAGCTCGTCGTCGACAAGTACGAGCTCCCCGACGACCGCCGCGGCGAGGTGATGGCGCTCGCGCAGTCGAAGCGCGTCGCCGCCGGCGCGAACTACGTCGACGACGAGCACATGGAGGCCGCCATCGAGGAACTCGGCCTCGACGTGGTGAGAAACGAGGTTCCCGACGCCGCGACGGGTACCGGGTTCGACGACTGA
- a CDS encoding histidine kinase N-terminal 7TM domain-containing protein, whose translation MLPSGTLTAVMLLTVVVGTTAALLAWRERQEPGAVPLTALLAGQVWWSVFFVFEYRAGTLAGKVFYSDVQWVGVVVIPVAWLLFALEYTGRDHYVRPRYVGLLSVVPVVTVVLAATNGYHDLLYLDTELVTEAGRTVLHRTGGPWYWVITGYTYLLGLLGSIPLLGLVRSDSLPFRGQSLGLLVGTLAPWASNVLFLAGAVPIPSLDPTPVFFAVSGVAYLGAITRFRLLGTSPSANHRARRLVFERMREGAVVVDRHDYVVDMNEQAAEILDVDPRDVLGDPAAEVIPRYEHLPEEGRASRHLTLGEGLQSRQYDATVTAVADFHGRSLGGVISFHDVSDHLRRQQRLEVLNRVLRHNIRTETNLIYGNADLMDAEGAHVEAVKEGAMRIEAISDKARDVIDIFERGRQPGRALTLSTVLDECVEEVREEYPSVAVDLEMAPDGGCGDGSDIAVSPVLTSVVRNVVENAAEHNDDDPWVRVRATCADDTVEIRVADNGPGINDHERTALERGNETPLDHGSGLGLWLIAWGTEMADGDLEIDDREGGGTEVTVRVPRLAAAEE comes from the coding sequence GTGCTCCCGTCCGGAACGCTGACGGCGGTGATGCTGCTCACCGTCGTCGTGGGGACGACCGCCGCGCTCCTCGCGTGGCGCGAGCGACAGGAACCCGGCGCGGTCCCGCTGACTGCCCTGCTGGCCGGACAGGTGTGGTGGTCGGTGTTCTTCGTCTTCGAATACCGCGCCGGGACCCTCGCCGGGAAGGTGTTCTACTCCGATGTCCAGTGGGTGGGAGTGGTGGTGATCCCGGTCGCGTGGCTCCTGTTCGCGCTGGAGTACACGGGCCGCGATCACTACGTCCGGCCGCGGTACGTCGGCCTGCTGTCGGTCGTACCGGTCGTCACGGTCGTGCTCGCGGCGACGAACGGGTATCACGACCTGCTGTATCTCGACACGGAGCTCGTCACCGAGGCCGGGCGAACGGTGCTCCACCGGACCGGCGGCCCCTGGTACTGGGTGATCACGGGCTACACCTACCTGCTCGGCCTGCTCGGGTCGATCCCCCTGTTGGGGCTGGTCCGCAGCGACTCGCTCCCGTTCCGCGGCCAGAGCCTCGGGCTGCTCGTCGGAACGCTCGCGCCGTGGGCGAGCAACGTGTTGTTCCTGGCCGGCGCGGTCCCGATTCCGAGCCTCGACCCGACGCCGGTGTTCTTCGCGGTCTCGGGCGTCGCGTACCTCGGCGCGATCACCCGCTTTCGGCTGCTCGGGACGAGCCCGTCGGCGAACCACCGCGCGCGGCGGCTGGTGTTCGAGCGCATGCGCGAGGGCGCGGTCGTCGTCGACAGACACGACTACGTCGTCGACATGAACGAGCAGGCGGCCGAGATACTCGACGTCGACCCGCGGGACGTGCTGGGGGACCCGGCCGCCGAGGTGATCCCCCGATACGAGCACCTGCCGGAGGAGGGGCGCGCCTCCCGACACCTCACGCTCGGCGAGGGGCTCCAGAGCCGCCAGTACGACGCGACGGTGACCGCGGTCGCGGACTTCCACGGCCGCTCGCTGGGCGGCGTCATCTCCTTTCACGACGTGAGCGACCACCTCCGGCGCCAACAGCGGCTGGAGGTGCTCAACCGCGTGCTCCGGCACAACATCCGCACGGAGACGAACCTCATCTACGGCAACGCGGACCTCATGGACGCCGAGGGCGCCCACGTGGAGGCGGTAAAGGAGGGCGCGATGCGCATCGAGGCGATCAGCGACAAGGCGCGCGACGTGATCGACATCTTCGAGCGGGGCCGCCAGCCCGGCCGGGCGTTGACGCTGTCGACCGTGCTCGACGAGTGCGTCGAGGAGGTCCGCGAGGAGTATCCGTCGGTCGCGGTCGACCTCGAGATGGCCCCGGACGGCGGCTGCGGGGACGGCTCGGACATCGCGGTGTCGCCGGTGCTCACGTCGGTCGTGCGCAACGTCGTCGAGAACGCCGCCGAACACAACGACGACGACCCGTGGGTTCGCGTGCGGGCGACCTGCGCCGACGACACGGTCGAGATCCGCGTCGCCGACAACGGCCCCGGGATCAACGACCACGAACGGACCGCCCTCGAACGGGGCAACGAGACGCCGCTGGACCACGGCAGCGGCCTCGGCCTGTGGCTCATCGCCTGGGGCACCGAGATGGCCGACGGCGACCTCGAGATCGACGACCGCGAGGGCGGCGGGACCGAGGTGACGGTGCGTGTGCCCCGGCTCGCGGCGGCGGAGGAGTGA
- a CDS encoding enoyl-CoA hydratase/isomerase family protein, which produces MIRAERAADGEYRTVTIDRPEARNALTPDALDALEAAVVEGDEPVVLLRGAGSAFCAGADLDVVESLADPAAFAEHGQRVADAIESADAVVIAGVDGAARGGGVELALACDLRVATPAATFAETGVSFGLFGAWGGTARLPRIVGEGVALDIACSARVVDAEEARAVGLVSRVVPDPTTVARDVADNDPGALSAVKRLVRAGARGAETAADERAAFARLHDERFGE; this is translated from the coding sequence GTGATACGCGCCGAACGGGCCGCCGACGGGGAGTACCGGACCGTGACGATCGACCGCCCCGAGGCCCGGAACGCGCTCACCCCCGACGCCCTCGACGCGCTGGAGGCGGCCGTCGTCGAGGGCGACGAGCCGGTCGTGCTGCTCCGGGGCGCCGGCTCCGCGTTCTGTGCCGGCGCTGACCTCGACGTGGTCGAGTCGCTGGCGGACCCCGCCGCGTTCGCGGAACACGGCCAGCGCGTCGCCGACGCGATCGAATCGGCCGACGCGGTCGTGATCGCCGGCGTCGACGGCGCGGCCCGCGGCGGCGGCGTCGAGCTGGCGCTCGCGTGTGACCTCCGGGTCGCGACGCCTGCGGCGACGTTCGCGGAGACGGGCGTCTCCTTCGGGCTGTTCGGCGCGTGGGGCGGCACCGCCCGGCTCCCCCGGATCGTCGGCGAGGGCGTCGCCCTCGACATCGCCTGCTCGGCGCGGGTCGTCGACGCCGAGGAGGCGCGGGCGGTGGGGCTCGTCTCCCGCGTCGTCCCGGACCCGACGACCGTCGCGCGGGACGTGGCCGACAACGACCCCGGGGCGCTTTCGGCCGTGAAGCGGCTCGTTCGCGCCGGCGCCCGCGGCGCGGAGACCGCGGCCGACGAGCGGGCGGCGTTCGCGCGCCTGCACGACGAGCGGTTCGGGGAGTGA
- a CDS encoding DUF7114 family protein, producing MDDAARTRAAAERSVGDVEPAALRSALTDRFDDAEMTPGALTLLSARALDPDVDLAGVEDHAAGVQLIYEGLRLTRELSQTEPWATADLDAAGDIDADLDVLAADVSVSRGFYLLARTAAAGKAVETVRAFGRDQTLRRDTEPEEAAALDRNLEADVFELAVVAGTAAVGASAPADLLSYAAELAAGDDDRMPAVGALPDSTGDRIASLADEDRVASSADS from the coding sequence ATGGATGACGCCGCGCGGACTCGGGCCGCCGCGGAGCGGTCGGTCGGCGACGTCGAGCCGGCGGCGCTCCGGAGCGCGCTGACCGACCGCTTCGACGACGCGGAGATGACGCCCGGAGCGCTCACGTTGCTGTCGGCCCGCGCGCTCGACCCCGACGTGGACCTGGCGGGCGTCGAGGACCACGCCGCCGGCGTCCAGCTCATTTACGAGGGCCTGCGGCTCACCCGCGAGCTCTCCCAGACGGAGCCGTGGGCGACCGCGGACCTCGACGCCGCCGGCGACATCGACGCCGACCTCGACGTGCTCGCGGCGGACGTATCCGTCTCGCGCGGCTTCTACCTGCTCGCCCGGACGGCCGCCGCCGGGAAGGCCGTCGAGACGGTCCGGGCGTTCGGGCGGGATCAGACGCTCCGGCGCGACACCGAGCCCGAGGAGGCGGCGGCGCTGGACCGCAACCTGGAGGCCGACGTGTTCGAGCTCGCGGTCGTCGCCGGCACCGCCGCCGTCGGCGCCAGCGCGCCCGCCGACCTGCTGTCGTACGCCGCCGAGCTGGCCGCCGGCGACGACGACCGCATGCCCGCCGTCGGCGCGCTTCCGGACTCGACGGGCGACCGCATCGCCTCCCTCGCCGACGAGGACCGCGTGGCGTCGTCCGCCGACTCCTGA
- a CDS encoding metal-dependent hydrolase — MMATTHVLAGVAVGLGTVALAPEAGPVVLAGAVGGLAPDLDLLGDHRKDLHFPAYGTVAAAVAVAAAAVAPSPATLSLATFLVAAAVHAVSDIVGGDLTLRPWEATGDRAVYEHLRGRWHAPRRWVRYDGAPEDFLLGVALALPALAALDGPARWAIGGLLVVSAVYALVRRRLVDAGERIVAAAPDPVLAAVPETLIEDLR, encoded by the coding sequence ATGATGGCGACGACCCACGTCCTCGCGGGCGTGGCCGTCGGGCTCGGGACGGTCGCGCTCGCGCCGGAGGCCGGCCCGGTCGTCCTCGCGGGGGCGGTGGGCGGACTGGCGCCCGACCTCGACCTGCTCGGCGACCACCGGAAGGACCTCCACTTCCCCGCGTACGGCACCGTCGCGGCCGCGGTCGCGGTCGCGGCGGCGGCGGTCGCCCCGTCGCCGGCGACGCTGTCGCTCGCGACCTTCCTCGTCGCGGCGGCGGTGCACGCCGTCTCGGACATCGTCGGCGGCGACCTCACCCTCCGGCCGTGGGAGGCGACCGGCGACCGGGCGGTGTACGAGCACCTCCGCGGGCGGTGGCACGCACCCCGCCGGTGGGTGCGCTACGACGGCGCCCCGGAGGACTTCCTGCTCGGGGTCGCGCTCGCGCTTCCCGCGCTGGCGGCGCTCGACGGGCCGGCGCGCTGGGCGATCGGAGGGCTCCTCGTCGTCTCCGCGGTGTACGCCCTCGTTCGGCGGCGGCTGGTCGACGCGGGCGAGCGCATCGTCGCTGCCGCGCCCGATCCCGTGCTCGCGGCGGTTCCGGAGACGCTGATCGAGGACCTGCGGTAG
- a CDS encoding UbiA family prenyltransferase: protein MSHESNYASDGHDATGRSGRIVELLTTYGERAGNALVYSSAYLAAIAMAEVAIAMVLLSLPPNPAPVVVGLVTFAVYTNDRVADVDTDAVSDPDRAAFVRRHRDSLYVSASAAYGLAVAISVLGGPVALAVTLLPGVFWVAYAADWVPSLAPRLRRLKEVLVVNSLVVALAWATTLTALPVAFTDAAVTPATAVVFAYFLLRSFVDTEIPNVGDVEADRAIDVSTLPVAFGVPTTRRILYCVDLLTAGIVAAAATVGVLGAGPALALGVGLAYSLVVTGLLGRVDSDTLALAAESGYLVVAAALVGPLLLA, encoded by the coding sequence ATGTCCCACGAATCAAACTACGCGTCGGACGGACACGACGCGACCGGGAGATCGGGTCGGATCGTCGAGCTGCTGACCACGTACGGCGAGCGCGCCGGCAACGCGCTCGTGTACAGTTCCGCGTATCTGGCGGCGATCGCGATGGCCGAGGTGGCGATCGCGATGGTGCTGCTGTCGTTGCCGCCGAACCCGGCGCCCGTGGTCGTCGGGCTGGTGACGTTCGCGGTGTACACGAACGACCGGGTCGCCGACGTGGACACCGACGCCGTCTCCGACCCCGACCGTGCGGCGTTCGTCCGGCGTCACCGCGACAGCCTGTACGTGTCGGCGTCGGCCGCGTACGGGCTCGCGGTCGCGATCTCCGTGCTGGGCGGTCCCGTCGCGCTGGCCGTGACGCTGCTCCCCGGCGTGTTCTGGGTGGCGTACGCCGCCGACTGGGTGCCGAGCCTCGCCCCCAGGCTCCGCCGCCTGAAGGAGGTGCTCGTCGTCAACTCCCTCGTCGTCGCGCTCGCGTGGGCGACGACGCTGACCGCGCTCCCGGTCGCGTTCACCGACGCGGCGGTCACCCCGGCGACGGCGGTCGTGTTCGCGTACTTCCTGCTCCGGTCGTTCGTCGACACCGAGATCCCGAACGTCGGCGACGTCGAGGCCGACCGCGCGATCGACGTGTCGACGCTGCCGGTCGCGTTCGGCGTGCCGACGACGCGTCGGATCCTCTACTGCGTCGATCTGCTCACGGCCGGGATCGTGGCCGCCGCGGCGACGGTCGGAGTTCTCGGGGCGGGCCCCGCGCTCGCGCTCGGCGTGGGCCTGGCGTACTCGCTGGTCGTCACGGGGCTGCTCGGTCGCGTCGACAGCGACACGCTCGCGCTGGCAGCGGAGTCCGGCTACCTCGTCGTCGCGGCCGCGTTGGTCGGGCCGCTGCTGCTGGCGTAA